In Desulfonatronum thiosulfatophilum, a genomic segment contains:
- the cbiQ gene encoding cobalt ECF transporter T component CbiQ, producing MNAQAMSGTAHHSFLHRWDPRLKLVALLLLAFTFSFIDNLRVLPAMVGITLAIVLLSGYPLRLLLRRLRYPSLIVLFLVLLLPFISGYTALLEWRGLRVTTEGLQAALLVTTRFFCILSLAVVFLGTTPLLVNIKAIQAMGLPYIMADMALLVVRYIEVLSADLRRMRISMRLRGHAEQSFSWKNLRTMAWLTGSLILRSYERSQSVYKAMRLRGYGHVDARPDEFKATRTDIACLCAVSAAVLMLVLLEFRL from the coding sequence ATGAACGCTCAGGCCATGTCCGGCACGGCCCACCACTCCTTTCTTCATCGCTGGGACCCCAGGCTGAAGCTCGTGGCCTTGCTCCTGCTGGCCTTTACCTTTTCCTTTATCGACAATCTTCGCGTTCTGCCGGCAATGGTCGGCATCACCTTGGCAATCGTTCTCCTGTCCGGATATCCGCTCCGCCTGCTTCTGCGGCGTCTGCGCTATCCTTCCCTGATCGTTCTCTTCCTTGTCCTGCTCCTGCCGTTCATCAGCGGTTACACTGCGCTGCTGGAATGGCGCGGCCTGCGTGTGACCACGGAAGGGTTGCAGGCCGCGCTGCTCGTGACCACGCGGTTCTTCTGCATCCTCTCGCTGGCCGTTGTTTTTCTGGGCACCACTCCCCTCCTGGTGAACATCAAGGCCATCCAGGCCATGGGCCTGCCGTACATCATGGCGGACATGGCCCTCCTGGTGGTGCGCTACATTGAGGTGCTGTCGGCGGATCTGCGCCGGATGCGGATCTCCATGCGCCTTCGCGGCCATGCGGAGCAATCCTTCTCCTGGAAGAATCTGCGCACCATGGCCTGGTTGACCGGAAGCCTGATCCTGCGCAGTTATGAACGCTCCCAGAGCGTCTATAAAGCCATGCGGCTGCGCGGCTATGGACACGTCGATGCCCGGCCCGACGAATTCAAAGCCACCCGCACGGACATCGCCTGCCTGTGCGCCGTATCCGCGGCGGTCCTGATGCTGGTCTTGCTGGAATTCCGGCTTTAG
- a CDS encoding M48 family metallopeptidase, whose protein sequence is MTEPDRKRAFKDRVHHWSEKLGVDVVWLGVRPMRNKWASCSTNGYLNFSTDLLGLRQELWDYVIVHELLHFFIPNHGKLWKSLMRAHLGEYEAHEIELKKIVHDFALQQSRQR, encoded by the coding sequence ATGACAGAACCGGATCGAAAGCGCGCGTTTAAAGATCGAGTCCATCACTGGTCGGAAAAACTGGGCGTTGACGTGGTCTGGCTTGGCGTGCGCCCGATGCGGAATAAATGGGCCTCCTGCTCCACCAACGGATACCTCAACTTCAGCACGGATCTGCTCGGACTCAGGCAGGAATTGTGGGACTACGTCATCGTCCACGAGCTGCTCCACTTCTTTATTCCAAACCATGGAAAGCTCTGGAAAAGCCTGATGCGTGCCCATCTGGGTGAGTATGAGGCCCATGAAATCGAGTTAAAGAAAATAGTGCATGACTTTGCGCTGCAGCAGTCGCGTCAAAGATAA
- the cbiM gene encoding cobalt transporter CbiM has protein sequence MHIPDGILPLPVTLGGYAVSVSIAWLCIRKIKQREDPREDIPKAALLTAAFFVASLIHIPIPPASVHLVLNGLLGALLGPFAFPAILIGLFFQAVMFGHGGLTTLGVNGIILGLPALAAYAIFHLRKGHSRTAGPRKTAVFGFLAAFTAICLSVLIFSMILFTNMPAHLSAEAERTAITALVLAHIPLALLEGTLTALLAVFLLRASPAILEGV, from the coding sequence ATGCATATTCCCGACGGAATTCTCCCCCTGCCCGTCACTCTGGGGGGGTATGCCGTTTCCGTTTCCATAGCCTGGCTCTGTATCCGCAAGATCAAACAACGGGAGGATCCGCGCGAGGACATTCCCAAGGCCGCCCTGCTCACCGCGGCCTTCTTCGTCGCTTCGCTGATCCACATCCCCATCCCGCCGGCCAGCGTACACCTGGTGCTCAACGGGCTGCTGGGTGCACTGCTTGGGCCCTTTGCGTTTCCGGCAATCCTCATCGGCCTCTTCTTCCAGGCCGTGATGTTCGGCCACGGCGGCCTGACCACCCTGGGCGTCAACGGCATCATCCTCGGTCTGCCGGCACTGGCCGCCTACGCCATTTTCCATCTGCGCAAAGGCCATTCCCGGACCGCCGGCCCCCGCAAGACCGCCGTATTCGGATTCTTGGCCGCATTCACGGCCATCTGCCTGTCCGTGCTCATCTTTTCCATGATCCTCTTCACGAACATGCCGGCGCACCTCAGTGCGGAGGCCGAACGTACGGCCATCACGGCCCTGGTTCTGGCGCACATCCCGCTGGCGCTGCTCGAGGGCACGCTGACCGCCCTGCTGGCTGTTTTCCTGCTCCGGGCCAGCCCCGCAATTCTGGAGGGCGTATGA
- a CDS encoding alpha-1,4-glucan--maltose-1-phosphate maltosyltransferase — protein sequence MQRFNGRRRVVIEHVRPEIEEGMFAAKRVAGEDLLVRADIFTDGHDLIQARLHFRPLGEEKWEIHPMKALPNDLWEARVVPESPGEYEYTLDAWVDHFSTVLHGIHKKLDAGQDISVDLLIAASVLRSTASRAGAEGISEQAASLLLETAAELEKGLSPKQGLALLEDPRLQRAVHACPDPELITTYPRILRLYVERPKALYSTWYELFPRSWSPEPDKHGTLRDVARLLPEIAKMGFDVLYLPPIHPIGRSNRKGKNNATEAQPGDPGSPWAIGAEEGGHTALHPELGTWDDFDELVARARSHDLEIALDLAYQCAPDHPYVRDHPDWFQWRPDGTVQYAENPPKKYQDVLPFHFETHDWEALWQELADVVRFWINKGILIFRVDNPHTKPFAFWHWLIATIRKEHPDVIFLAEAFTRPRIMGRLGKLGFSQSYTYFTWRNTKYELTEYMTELTRTDMRDYFRPNFWPNTPDILPEYLQYGGRPAFVIRLILAATLSSSYGIYGPAFELCVAEAVPGKEEYLHSEKYECRQWNWDQPGNLKELITRVNRIRRNHVALQRTDNLQFVPVNNDSIISYLKYSADGEDTLLVVVTLDPFQPQTGQLNLPMEELGLAEGRPFLLFDELTGERFIWQSRYPILALNPHSLPARILSLKRTMKREQDFDYFL from the coding sequence ATGCAACGATTCAACGGACGACGACGCGTCGTCATCGAACATGTTCGCCCGGAAATTGAAGAAGGCATGTTTGCCGCGAAGCGTGTCGCGGGCGAGGACCTGCTCGTTCGCGCTGATATTTTCACGGACGGCCACGATCTGATCCAGGCCCGCCTGCACTTCCGGCCCCTGGGCGAAGAAAAGTGGGAAATCCATCCCATGAAGGCCCTGCCCAACGATCTCTGGGAGGCGCGTGTCGTGCCGGAATCACCCGGCGAATATGAATATACTCTTGATGCGTGGGTCGATCATTTCAGCACGGTGCTGCACGGGATCCACAAGAAACTTGATGCCGGTCAGGACATCTCCGTGGACCTGCTGATCGCTGCCTCCGTGCTCCGCTCCACCGCCTCCAGAGCAGGGGCCGAGGGAATCTCCGAACAGGCGGCGAGCCTGCTTCTGGAGACTGCCGCGGAACTGGAAAAGGGGCTCAGCCCCAAGCAGGGCCTGGCCCTCCTGGAAGATCCGCGTCTCCAGCGGGCTGTCCATGCCTGCCCTGACCCGGAATTGATCACCACCTACCCGCGCATTCTGCGTCTGTATGTGGAGCGCCCCAAAGCCCTGTACAGCACCTGGTATGAACTCTTCCCCCGCTCCTGGTCGCCCGAGCCGGATAAACACGGAACCTTGCGCGACGTGGCCAGGCTGCTTCCGGAAATCGCGAAAATGGGATTCGACGTGCTCTACCTGCCGCCGATCCATCCCATCGGACGGAGCAACCGCAAGGGCAAGAACAACGCCACCGAGGCGCAGCCCGGCGATCCCGGCTCACCCTGGGCCATCGGCGCGGAAGAAGGCGGCCATACCGCTCTGCATCCGGAGCTGGGCACATGGGATGATTTCGATGAACTCGTGGCCCGCGCGCGTTCCCACGATCTGGAAATTGCCCTGGATCTGGCCTACCAGTGTGCCCCGGACCATCCCTATGTCCGCGACCATCCGGACTGGTTCCAATGGCGGCCGGACGGCACCGTGCAGTACGCGGAGAATCCGCCGAAAAAATACCAGGACGTCCTGCCCTTCCACTTCGAAACCCATGACTGGGAGGCCTTGTGGCAGGAACTGGCCGACGTGGTCCGCTTTTGGATCAATAAGGGAATCCTTATTTTCCGGGTGGACAACCCGCACACCAAGCCCTTCGCCTTTTGGCACTGGCTGATCGCCACCATCCGCAAAGAGCATCCCGACGTCATTTTCCTGGCCGAAGCCTTCACCAGGCCCCGGATCATGGGCCGTCTGGGCAAACTGGGCTTTTCCCAGTCCTATACCTACTTCACCTGGCGCAACACCAAATACGAGCTGACCGAATACATGACCGAACTGACCCGCACGGACATGCGGGACTACTTCCGGCCCAACTTCTGGCCCAACACGCCGGACATCCTCCCGGAATACCTGCAGTACGGCGGGCGTCCGGCCTTCGTGATCCGCCTGATCCTCGCGGCGACCCTCTCCAGCAGCTACGGAATCTACGGCCCGGCCTTCGAGTTGTGCGTGGCCGAGGCCGTTCCGGGCAAGGAGGAGTATCTGCATTCCGAGAAATACGAGTGCAGGCAGTGGAACTGGGACCAGCCGGGAAATCTCAAGGAGCTGATCACCAGAGTCAACCGAATCCGCCGCAACCATGTCGCCTTGCAACGCACCGACAATCTGCAGTTCGTCCCCGTGAACAACGACTCCATCATCAGCTATTTGAAATATTCGGCGGACGGGGAGGACACGCTGCTGGTCGTGGTCACCCTTGACCCTTTCCAGCCGCAAACGGGACAATTGAATCTGCCCATGGAAGAACTCGGCCTGGCCGAGGGCAGACCTTTTTTACTGTTTGACGAACTCACCGGCGAACGGTTCATCTGGCAAAGCCGGTATCCGATCCTGGCCCTCAATCCCCACTCGCTCCCGGCGCGCATCCTGAGCCTGAAGCGGACCATGAAACGCGAACAGGACTTCGATTATTTCCTCTAA
- a CDS encoding KamA family radical SAM protein has product MAYPENITNLNGISQMPQADRERLRPVMEKFDFLSNEYYLSLIDWDDPDDPIRRVIVPCSEELEQWGHLDPSNEAKYSVMQGVQHKYESTAVFLASEACGGYCRFCFRKRLFIHPEQRNFLTDYDSAFAYVRDHKEINNVLITGGDGLMLPTDRLERIVAGLRAIDHVRIIRIGTKLMAYNPFRVLNDPELIRLVRQYSLPDRRMYFMLHFNHPREITSQSIEACDKLLRAGAVLCNQTPMLRGVNDKPEVLGELFNKLSYIGVPPYYVFLCRPTVGNLPFAVPVEEAHQIYQEARNMCSGLGKRAKLTMSHATGKIEVLASTSDQIIFRYHRAAIPEQSGEVVICRKNPEAYWFDDYQEIMEVVSLSDGWLAE; this is encoded by the coding sequence ATGGCCTATCCTGAAAACATCACCAATCTTAATGGAATCAGCCAGATGCCCCAGGCTGACCGGGAGCGACTGCGACCGGTCATGGAAAAGTTCGATTTTCTTTCCAATGAATACTATCTTTCCTTGATCGACTGGGACGATCCGGATGATCCGATCCGCAGAGTCATCGTGCCCTGCTCCGAGGAACTCGAGCAGTGGGGGCACTTGGATCCTTCGAATGAAGCCAAATATTCGGTGATGCAGGGAGTGCAGCACAAATACGAGAGCACGGCGGTCTTCCTGGCCAGTGAAGCCTGCGGCGGCTACTGCCGTTTCTGTTTTCGCAAACGACTGTTCATTCATCCGGAACAGCGGAATTTTCTGACGGACTATGACTCGGCCTTTGCGTATGTGCGCGATCACAAGGAAATCAATAATGTTTTGATCACCGGCGGAGACGGGTTGATGCTGCCCACGGACCGCCTGGAACGCATCGTCGCGGGACTGCGGGCGATTGATCATGTGCGCATTATCCGGATCGGAACAAAGCTCATGGCCTACAATCCGTTCCGGGTGCTCAACGATCCCGAGTTGATCCGGCTTGTACGGCAGTACAGCCTGCCGGATCGCAGGATGTACTTCATGCTGCATTTCAACCACCCCAGGGAGATCACCAGCCAGAGCATCGAAGCCTGTGACAAGCTGCTGCGCGCTGGGGCCGTGCTTTGCAATCAGACGCCCATGCTGCGCGGGGTCAACGACAAACCCGAGGTGCTGGGGGAACTCTTCAACAAGCTCTCCTACATCGGCGTGCCGCCGTACTACGTTTTTCTCTGTCGCCCCACGGTGGGCAACCTGCCCTTTGCCGTGCCCGTGGAGGAAGCGCACCAGATTTATCAGGAAGCCAGGAACATGTGTTCAGGACTGGGCAAGCGCGCCAAGCTGACCATGTCCCATGCCACGGGCAAGATCGAGGTCCTGGCCTCCACCAGTGATCAGATCATTTTTCGCTATCACCGGGCGGCGATTCCGGAGCAGAGCGGGGAGGTCGTCATCTGCAGAAAGAATCCGGAAGCATACTGGTTTGATGATTATCAGGAAATCATGGAAGTGGTCAGCCTGAGCGACGGCTGGCTTGCGGAGTGA